The nucleotide window GCAGTGGGGACCAAAGCTCAAAAACTGCAGGTGTTAAAAAAAGGCAGACCCGAATTTAATAGCTCTTGGAATATGTAAACTAAAAAGGAAACTTTACTATGCATAAAGGAAAGTTTACCATGCATAACTGAATTGAATTCCGTAATTGCATTGAATCCGCTACAGGCTGATGCAACAGATGTGATGGCTGATGTAGGGAGCATCCCCAAAGGTAAGTGTGGTCTTGCCTGAGGGCCAGGATGCACCCGGCTGTAAAAACCTTTGCTCTATGGTCCTTGTTTCCtattgcccttttttttttttttttttttttttttccacggAGAGTGAAcgtgtttttcacagaaagaaggACAGAAGCAAAGCTCCGGCTGTCCGTGAGCGCCGGCAGCGCCCTTCGGGCCGCGCTCCCCCTCTTGGGGAAGCTCGggcgctgcggccgggcagccCCGCTGCCTCCGGCCCCTCGCAGACATTCCCCGTCCCTCTGCCTCCGGTAGCCccgctgcccccagcccctcacggACACTTCCCGTCCCTCTGCCTCCGGCAAgcccgctgcccccggccccACGCAGACGTTCCTCGTCCCGCTGCCTCCGgcagccccgctgcccccggccccACGCAGACGTTCCCCGTCCCTCTGCCTCCGGTACCCCTCGCAGACATTCCCCGTCCCTCTGCCTCCGgcagccccgctgcccccggcccctcGCAGACATTCCCCGTCCCTCTGCCTCCGGTAGCCGCTCGCAGACATTCCCCGTCCCGCTCCCACTCCGCGCTGCCTCCGGCAGGAGCCCCCAGCGGCGCGGCGCGACCCGGCCCTTCCCCACCGCGTCCCCACCGCACACGCACCCGCCTGCGGCTGCCGCTCCGAGCCCGACATCGCCGTGGACTGAGGCACCGGCTGCACACCGTCACGACACAAACCGAACTGAAGCGAGCGGAAACAAAGCCAAGCAAGCGCAGCCAAGCCCTTCCCTCTCTTCCACGCCTTCTGGCGGTTAACCGCCCCGCCTCATCCGCGAGCAGCCGCCTCCGGCGCTGGGCGAAGGCCGGAGCCGGGAAAGCCCAGGGATGCGGTGCTGAAGTGCGCCGTGTGTTTCCTGTGATCAGACCTTCAGAGACCGTGATTGACTGACTGCCCCGGCTTGTACAAAACCAGCGTCCTGAAATATGGTGAGAGCCTCCCGTGCTcagtttaaatttttcaaaactcAAATTCCCATTTGAGGCCCATcgtgttttctttcctgtacgGCTCCTGTTCCTCAAAGTGCGTTCCCATTCGGGCACCCACTCACAGCCCTTGGGAGGTTTGGATGTGTGGATCATTCTACAGCTTTGCTCTGTTCTCTTTGATGTTTTCGGAACTGTGAGGCGAGGGTCAAGGTATTGACGagagtgcccaggtgtgttaaCGAGTATTCCCGACTGGGAATTATGTGGCACTTACCACTCACTGATCAATTACATAACAAACAAGTTTCTAAACCAAAGCCAGTGACAAAACCCATTCTTCAGTACAAGAGCTTCACAGATTATACCCTAGAGGgatctgatttttttatctAGCCTACTTTTAGATATGAAACTCAGATATGAATGTGCACTCAGGAGAGTGCTGCTACAAGCACAAAAAAGAAGCAGATTTAGAGTGGAATTATAGGCATTTTTACCCAGTCTGGTTTTAATCTGGCTTCTTGCATGGGTAAAAATTTCAGACAGGATGTCTCCCTTTGATTAAAGGAGCCATGGGGTATTTTTAATTGCCTTTGCTTTTGTCTTGTTCAGACTTGTTACCCTCAGACTGCCAGTAGGCAGCTGGATCAAGATAGAACTTTGTTTCAATTGTCTTTGTGCAAACTTTAGTTAGAACATGACACTATCACAAAGTTTGCCTCTTATACTGGGTAACATTTAGACTCCTACCAAACAGGTTCATTTTTTGGCAACTGCAGAtcccagctctcacagctcATGCTAGAGCTGTCCCAGACTCCTGTGTGAagttctgcagctgcagaaccGAAATCCAGAACTTTGTCAGCAATGTTCCTCGGTCCAGCAGTTTGCTTAGATCCTTGTAAGATGGAGTTCTcttctgctctgttttgctgGAGGCTGAGAGCAGGCTCAGCCACTGTGTTGGGTCATTGTAATGCATGAAAGTTTTATTGTGAGATGTGCCTATAGGTTTAGAAACACTTGCAGATTGTAGGTGGGtattttttggaaaaagcaTTATAGATAGATCAGAACTGCAGTCTGAAGAAGGAAGTTTGATTGTGGACACACTGCTGTACAGCATTACTGACTACACAAAAACATGCAGTGTTGAGTTAAATGAGCTGCTATCTAGTGTTTTTATGCTTTAATCTAGCATGGAGCTGTTCACTCACTCCCTCCAGTGGGATGagggagaaaatcagaaaaaaggtaaagaaaGTTTAACAGGACAGGAAAGGGTGGGGAAATAATACCAAAAGGATATACAAGGTGAGTGACATGCAGTACATTTGCTCACTGCTCACTGATCGATGCCCAGCCAGTCAAGGAGTGATCAGTGCCCTTCCCTGCCAACTCCCCCCAGTTTTATTGTTCATATGGGATTCCATATGGGATATTCCTTGAGTCAGCTGAAGCCTGCTCCCAAACCTTGTGCACATCAGCCTCCTTGCTGGtagggcagcaggagaagctgtgctTTATCAACATTCCTCTCATCCtcaatccaaaacacagcattgTATCAGCTGCTAAGGAAAACATTAACTGCCACAAGCAGGACAAGCATTACGtttttgcatatatttataaatatgtaaGTTCTTAAATGGTATGATTGATCCTAGGGGCGATAGCTAGCCTTCATCTTAGGGCTATGGTctgcaaaatgcattttgtatAACTTGCAGGCAACTCTATCAAGGATTTCTGCTACAGGAAAAGCTTGTGCAAAGTAAAGACTACCTGGAAGAAGTGAAATGCCTCCTGTGGTTTGCAAGCAGAACTATCAAAGTGCTATCCAGAAGTATTAAAGCTCTTTTAGTGTTTTATGTGGTTTGAAATAAACTCCAGGAGGCTTTTATGGTATAATTACAGGTCAGCACAGGAGGGAACAAAACCCAGTTCTTTCCAACAGTGAAAATTGTCTGtgttgtcatggtttaaccccagccagtgactaaatatatatgtgtacacacacaggcacacacacacacatgggaTGGTgagaaggagaagcagaaaaagtaAACCTCATGGGTTTAGGTAAGAACACTTCAGTAACTGAAATaaagtaaacaaaaataataataaaaatgagaagGATAAAGAGAAAGATGTATAGACCCCAAGACAAACAAGTGACACGCTATTCATTGTTCACCACCCCCTGTCCAGTCCCCAAGCAGCAGATGATGCCTTCTGGCTGCTCAGGATATAAACTCCCCCTTTTTATGTCCTGGGCATGATGCTCTATGGTGTGAAATATACCTTTGGgcagtttgggtcagctgtcctggccatgcttctttccagcttcttgtgcacctCCTCACTGGTGGAGTGTGGTGAACTGGGAAGTCCTGGATTTCAggtaagcactgctcagcaacaactAAATCATCAGAGTATTACCACCATTACTCTCACACTgtatccaaaacacagcactgcagcagctactgggaagaaaattaactccatcccaTCCAAACCCAGCATATGCATTAATTTAAGCACCTAGTTTAAGCCCATTTGAACAGAAATCAGCAAGTCATCTACCTGGATTAGTGGTTTGGACTCATTATGGTACTTTGTCATTTGAAACAAACAATGCTATTAACATTCCCTCCTTAATGTTAGAAAGATTTTTAGGTTTACAACCATGGAATTCCAGGGTAAGGCAGAATTGTTTCAATTCTGTGGTAGGAAATGAATGTCACCAAAGTTAGGGGAAGTACAAGGTCATCTAGCAACGTTTTGCAAAGCTGTACAGTAATACTTCTCTCTCACCAAAGTTAGGAGAAGTACAAGTTCATCTAGCAAAGTTTCATAAAGCTCTACAGTAATATTTCTCTCATCAAAGTTAGAAGTACAAGTTCATCTAGCAAAGTTTTGCAAAGCTCTACAGTAATACTTCTCTTTTAGTGCTATTTCATATCCGCaaataagaaaagaaacctTGAGGCACGACCAAAGAACTTAAACAGAAACTTTTTGTTTATGAAGCCCTTACCTTCACTGTCATGTACACTAAGCTTTAGtgacaaacaaaccaaaaccacaactggtaaagaaaaacacacaaaattatATGACATTATAGTCTATAGTCCAGTGAATTTTATGCATTTAATTTCTATTGCCTGTTCACAGatgcaatattttaattttcattcctttcctgtgaatatttaaagcaaattgatttttaatgaaaacaaatcaTTATCTTTCTAACAGAGGACCTAATGCAGAACTTAACTAAGGACTGACACCTGTAGATAAGCAACAAGTACAGAGAGCAAACCCCAAATAATTCAGACATCACGTGATTTTTAGCTAGAGAAGTCAGAGAGAGAACAAGTGACAGAAGTACAGGCTCATATATCCATCAGCCTCACAGAGGGAATCTTAAATAAGTTTTTTGGGCACACTGATCTTAACTGTGGAACTTGCTTTTGGTTTTCATAACAGACTAAATGAAAGCAAAGATGAATACAGTAGCCAAGTTGTGCCACAACAGAAATATAAATCAACATATTTGTACATATATTCTTTCCGTGCATATAATACACaacacaaaatgttttattcaaaAACAGacatttgattaattttttaaaaataacatagaAACTACATTTCACCATTCTGTCAAATCAAAACTATATCCTTAGGCTGCAAACTGTTCATTTTACTGGACAGCCCTTGAAAGGATCAACGTATTTTGATCTGAAAAGTGCTGCAGAAGTAAGGCATTGATATAGAATCAGGTAGAAATATGTAGTGCATGTACATTGGCTTGGGGCgttttcctgggtttttaaCAACAAACCTGCAGGACCACATACATGGGAGAGAACTCAAGGCAGTTGCAGCAGAAACACGCAGGTACACGCTATCTAAGATGTCTCATATTGGTACACACAACACACTCTCCTGCTGAACCCATCAGATCCTTCAACTGCTAGCAAACCTAAAATTTGACCTGTATTAAAAATCACCTGAGAATTCAATATAACTCTTTGGTGCCTGTGATGTCCCCACTATGGAGTTTTCTTGGGAACATTAAAACGGCACCAGCATTTTACAATGGCACACCCCAGGTGAACATACACCAAAGGAAAGCAATTTCAGTTCCCAAGCTTCTGGCATAAAATGGAGAGAAGGACgacttgtttcttttttacatGAATGAGAATATCGTAGTGCTCTTCAAATCAGTAAATTCATGTCAGTGTTTAATGTGTCGCTGTCTGAAAAGCAGGAAGTTTGTAACCAAAGCCTTGCTTCCTTTTGGCCGGATCTTCAGCTTTGTTACACCACGCGATCTCGGTGTCTTCTGTCAGAGATCTGACTTGCCCTCGTAAGGACACTCACAAGCAGCTCTCTGGCTGTCCAGGTATGGTTTGCATCCTAAATGTATAACTGCatcaaacagcagctgaacagtTGATTCACAAGCTGCAAGCAAAGAAGAGTTCAGTTAAAAGTGCTCCTTGAGTGGAATATAAAACTAACAGGATAAAACTGTCAAACTGAGAATGACTCTAAGAAAGAAGCAATTTTCTCTGGGCAAAGCAAACAGATTGTCAAATGAAAGACGGAACCAACACACAGTGATTTAAGTTTTGAGTAAAGATTTTTTATATgccaaacaaaatgaaaattcattgcATATGGTATGTTTTCTGTGTtggaaaaatactgaattttggAAGATGAAAGAGCTGGTTTACCTTCTCACTCTCAACATCCCAGTTTATGCAGAGATTGCTATCTTTAACATCAGCTCAACAGAATTGAACAAATATTGACCAGTTCTGACACTGAAGACTAACATGATGATTTATTTACAGTTAGATAAATTTGAGAAGTTCAAACAAAAGATTGTTCTAAAAACTTATTGTTCTCAGTGGGAGTATTTACTGTGAAAGTGACACTGTCCACGTTAAAAAGTGGTTATGTCATGTACCCATCAGATGCAGGCCAACAACCAGAAGAAGTATCATATGGCCTGTTACTGAGAAACCTATCATTTATTCACCAGGGGACAGCATTAACTACTTCCACTATGACTGTTTATTATTTGAACACCTTCTTTGATACAGGGAAAGATTCTGTATTTTCCTACAGTTTACTAGCAATCACACATGGAAGTTTAGAAGTCACCCAGCAGAACAGTCATCCTACAGCTGTTACAGTAAATGCAAGAATTATACATGCACTTTGATCAAGTTCTATTTCAATACTCATACTCCCAAATGGGCAgcattatttttcccctaaagTTAAAACTAACCTTAATTCTAAGTTAGTTTTTACCCTGAtcatttccctgtgctgtgtcactgctctgttGTACAAGCATCTGGGCTGCACAGCAGGACAGAACAAAGCATCTTCCATCAGCTTATGAAAATGTGGTCTTGCTGCACTGCACAAAGATTCTTTGACAAGTTAAGCTCAGAtcaaacttgaaaaaaaaaaaaataaaggcgTTTTCACACTTACCCTGGACACTCTCTGAGATTCCAAGCGTTTTCTGCACATCTCTGCAGATTTTTGAGAGGCAGGTCTGAAACTGCTCATCACAatcattttttttattgccaCAAGTATCATAGCATCTGTCGTGGTGATTGCAGCACCTTGTCATTGAAGGGATACCGATGTCAAACTGTgaggaaaacacacacacacctccatTGGTATTCCAGCATAAGAAAAATACAGCCTATGGACAGACTGGaacagttaaaaattaaaactaatgGGATGagctgagataaagacagtttagtAGATGAATCAAAGAAGCAGTACATAGtacacaatttaaaaattaaatctagttttaaattagtttaaatttagtttttagaataaaattagtttaaattAGCTGTTTAATtaaacagttttaaattaaaaatttaaaaaaaaatgtatctaaATGATAGATGCTTCACAGATGAACTGAACTGGAACCATgtgaaaattgttttaatttttttaatgaaaattctgATTGATGTTGTGTGGAATTCCTCAGAAAACAGTAACATTTGGCTTCAGTGCCAAAGTCAAATGCAAAGAAGAACCGGAAATGGAAAGAGAACAAAGAGACTTTCAGAACAGACGGAGCATAAAGACACATATTCcactggttttggggtttttttatttgcagcCTCAGCATTTAATATAATGTGTACTGGTGTACTACTGTAGATGATTCACAGtagatgaattaaaaaaatatcccaaaataagCAGTGCAAAAAGCATTCAGCACATTTCAAAGCAGAGGGGATACCAAGCCAGCCTCTGAGCAACAGCCACCTGGAAGTCACACACATCTCTGCAATgaccccttcccttcccttccccaccttctcccagtgctccagaTTTTATTGCTGGGCACCTCTACACAGTGTGGAACATCCATCCCTCTGTTCAGTGTggtctcctgccctgccccagcctaCACTGGGGTGGTGCAGGGGCAGagttggggggaaaaagaaagtccCAAAGCTGGAGGACAACAAGCTGACTCCTATTTTCTTTCTAGCATTATGGAGAAAGGGTTAGTGTGAGTCAGAACAGCAAGAGTCATAGCCAAACTCTCCACTCTCACACGGCTACAGCTGCAGTTACGCAATGCTTTCAAGACTCTGCAAACAAAACACTAAACCAAACACTCAAAACCCAAGAAGTTTATCATCATTACATTTTATGCTTGTAATCTTTGAAAATGTTTATGCTAGGTTCGTTTACAATACTAACACTTCCCCTATGTTGTTACCAGAGCATGTGTTAGGAGCTGATAAGAACAAGGACCTTGTACATGGATGCTGTCTCAAAAGGGGGAATGGAAAAAATCATCTTTATTGAGGAAAGCTGATGTATGAAAGACACAGAAAGGAGCCCCAAAATGGAAATACTTACCTGAACTCCAAACACAGGGGATCCACAGCCATTTGGTGGTGATGGTTTATATTTAAAGCGAGGAATGGGCCTTGATCctgaaaaagggaatttgtCATGGTCATGTctcaaatagatttttttgcACAGGATTTTagtagttttaaaaatttttttgcacAGGGTTTTAGTAGTTTTAAACCTCACTACAGACATTTGTTTGGTTCAAGACAGTGTCAGTTGTATTTTTAACTTAAACATATATTCAGGCACCTGCATATCAACAATTCTTTCCAAATTACAACTTAGGGGTactaagcaattttttttagaaaggGAGACAAGGCACCTGAGCAAGTGTCAATATTTGCTTcctatgttaaaaaaaattactgaaatccATGTGTTGGTTAAGTATGTAATATATAGGAGTGTATTAACAGAGTACTTTAGTGTAAATTCATTAGTACTTCTATGCTCTATATGCAGTagttctctgattttttttttaatcttagcTGGGTTGAAacatcatttttatttctacagcTGTAACATTAATAGAATTTGAATTAGTAGAGACTGCTAAACTCACATCTCCCCGAACCCTCACTAGTGCAGCAAACCAAGGAATTCTGCATCCCAAGTTAAGAAAGACTGTGTAGTTAATTTGAAAAATGACGCTCCCGTTCATTTCAGTAGTGGAAAAAATCTGAAGCCACAGTTAAATgtaataggggaaaaaaaaataaatttgaaagatGCATATTTCAGTACAGAGTGTAAATGTCACAGTGTCCTGGCCACTCTTGTACAGCTAGCCAGGTGTCACCCCCAGACTCCTTTCCTGATTTAGCAAATAATCTGACACAGTAAACTGGGCTGATGTGATCCCACCACGACAGGCTATGCCAGCCTCCCATTCTGGGAAAAGCCTGGAAAGAAATCCCATTTCTGGAGCATCGCCTGCCCGGCActggggatgggcacagcacgGGAGGCGATCACAGAaatgggtcaggctggaaggcACCACAGTGAGTCATCTGGTCCAAACGCCCTGCTCGAGCAGGCTCATCCGCATAATAACAGTCCAATATAATAATGATGATTATGATAATAATAACCATCGTCATCTACCAGGTCATGCCACCTTGAGCTGCCTCAATTATAGTTCAGGTAGATCAGGCGGCTGAGGCGCAGGGAAGAAGCGCAGATCACAGCTGTCCTCTGCTGGTAGCAGCAGGACACAAACAGCAGGATGCATTCCTTCCTCCGGCAAACGCGGCTGCCATTAAACCCTGCTGTTCGAGCGTCAATACGAAACAACACATTCCATAGCTCAGAGTTAATAAGCTTTTCTGTCCCAAACCGAAATGCTCAGGAGTGCTCATAAATAACCAGCCGGGAGAGAGCAACTCTTCCCACTCCAGGGTTTTTCCCTGGACACATCAGCTACATATTTGACAGTAATAAGCCTTTCCCCAAGGAAACGTCTTGGAGACGTTTAAAAGGAGCTACTTAAAAGTCGCCTTAAGGGAAGAGCTTACGTGTACACATGCTCCGTACACGTTACACTCGtatttaaacacacacacacgtgcagGAGCTCTCTCGCCGCGATTCAAACACGTATTTATTTACAGGAAAGCACGCCGGGAGAGCTCAGCGACGTTCGCCCGGGAGCGGCGCTGGGCCGCCCTGCCCGGGACAAGGGTCgcgccccagccccgctcacCGTCGCTGCACTTGTACTGGCAGAGCCCGTCCTCGCCGCCCAGCAGGTCCAGGGCCGCGTTCAGGTACATGTCGATCTTGTGCACGCCATTGCGGATCGTCTTCAGCGTCATCCGCCAGTCCGGGGTCTGCGGCGCCTCCTGGCCCCGCGCCGGCCGCCAGGCGCAggccgccagcagcagcagcagcagcagcgggagcAGCAGCGACAGCCGGGCCGGGGCCATGCCGAGCCCGCTAAGCCGCCGCCTTCTCCTCCGCCgccctcccggcccggcccgctgcCACCGCCAGCGCCGCCATGgtgcccgcggccccgcccgtGCGCCCGCCTGCCTGCGGggaggggctcagggcagcgCCGCGGAGCGCTCCGTGAGCCCTCTGCTGTGTGCCCTCAGCCCTGAGCCCGCAGCCCTGtcctctgtgtcctgtcccctcagccctgtcccctgtgccatgtctcctgtcccctctgccctgtgccatgtctcctgtgccctgtcccctccgccctgtgccctgtcccctcagccctgtcccctgtgccatgtctcctgtcccctctgccctgtgccatgtctccctcagccctgtcccctgtgccgTGCGCGGCCCTCCGAACCGGGGCAGCGACAAGCGGGACCTGCCCTGGTACCCGGCAGCTCGGCGCTGCCCCGGAGGTACCGAAGTTTGTGACGATGTTGGTGGGAAGGAAACTGACCCGGCCGTGTTTGTACATGAGTGGTTCTCATGGCATCGCCAAAAGTGCAAGGAGAGGTTGAGAAGCGGAGCGAAATGAATGTGTATCTGTTAAACGGTAAAAGTCCAGTCTAGATTTgttcaaaaggaaaatcagaCCAGAATGAACTTTCTTACTAAGCACCGTGTTTggttttcagaattaaaaaaaaaaaattatatctaaaTGCTAGATGCTTCACAGATGAACTGTATTGGAACAACgtgaaaattgttttaatttttgtaatgaaaacTCTGTGTGATGTTATGTGGAATCCCTCAGAAAACAGTAATATTTGGCTTCAGGGCTAAAGTTAAATGTAAAGAAGAACCAGAAATGGAAAGAGAACCGAGAGACTTTCAGAACAGACAGGACATAAAGACACATATtctactattttattttattttattttattttatttatttttatttttattggcaACCTCAGCATTTAATATAATGTGTACTTACCTAATGAAATTGATGGCAAAAGTTTTTCACACAAAAATTAAGTCAGACAAAAGAGGGAGCTCTTTGTACATCTCTCCAGTGTTTCCCTTTTTAGGATTTCTTTACCAAGACCCTGattcagcaaaataatttctgtgtagGAATGTGCTTAAAAGCTTTCCTAAATAGCAAACTTTGTTGagggtgtgtgtgtttgttaaGAGAAAGAATTCATGCCCTTACTTTAGTTATTTTGGTGACCGATGGTGTCTTTACACCACAGTCATGCTGATGTGGGGTTTTTACAAGTCTGGAAGATGAAGAAAAgtcaataaaaatgtaaaaattgttGTTGTCAGACTGTGCCGAATTATAGAAGAAATAGCACCACAACAACTGTGTTGTGTGAACATATGCAATTTATCCAGCAGGATAATTTAGAGAAATAAAGTGAAATAGATATTGAAAGTATTTGTCATCAGAATACAGTGAAAAATGTTCTAAAGCTATTGATCATTTTCATACAACTGGCTGGAGCTATGTGAGCTTTGTGTTGAGGGTACCAATCCACAAATCAAATTCTACTGCTTCAAAAAGAATTTGTGCACACTTTTTGTGAGCAGCTCTTGCTGAATGAGAAGGTATTGTGTATAGCCTGATGCTTTCTTTATGACAGCAAGAAGTCTAACTTTGTGTCTGCTACATGGTTTTGTAGAATTAAATCTATGTGTATAAGGTATTGTCTTTTTACATGTTTATATTGCTATATAAAATGTATGTATATAAGAATACAGATACACATAGAGTGTGTGATAGTGTGTAGAGTAAAACTCTGGTGTTGAGATTTTGTTGGATACctgaaatataaatacatacatagaGATCTTAAGATGTCAAGATGCTATTGATTTAAGTTGAATATTTAAGTTTCAAAATTCCTTTGTTGTTTGTGACCAGCTGCtgttaaattaataaaacttAAGAACTACAAAAATTGCCCCAGGCTAGATGATCAGATGATGTATATTGACTAGATAGTAATTGTCTGAGTTTGTAGATGGAAAAACTATCAAGGAGATTTATTATTTGAGTAATTGTTGCATTACAACAAATCTCATGGTCATAGGCAATCTGTTGATTAATAGGTGGGCTGAAGTCTTCTTCTACAATAAGCCTAAGGAATCAAGTGCCAAGCCAGGCAGCCTGCTGAGGGTTTCTGGTGACTTAGACCTCGAGATGATGTAAGTTCTTTTAAGCAGGCTGGCTGCTGTCCTTTCTGTGAAGTTCTCATATTTCTGTGAAGGTCACTTGCCAGTGCATTTTCCAACCCCTGCTTCCACTATCATTATCTGTTTTAGCTAAATAAACAACAACAGCTGAAATGCAAtgggaaaattagaaaaaaaatcatataacaagaaaaaaatattttaatgtctgCTTTTATTAGAGACCTTTGCAGTGGACTTGTGCCTGTAAAATCCTTTTCCCACAGGCTCTGCAAAAATGCGATATTCAGAGAGTGTTaagaattttcaaaatgcattccTGGAAGATTTGTACTGATTGTTGCTAAGTTATGTGACAGCTGATTGTAGAAAAGGACTATTTTTGCATAGGTGATATGAAGGAAGCATTGAATTTTCTGAGCTTCAGATATTGTACCGTGAAATGAGCCCCCTTGATACATGGTGGCTAATCCAGTCATAATAGCTGGCAACCTGTGTGTACACGCCAGGGTGACCAGCCTCGCCACAGTTCTCACCCCAGCTCACAATGCCCCACACGTAGGCCACGTCTTCTGCATCAAAGCACACCAGGGGCCCTCCTGAATCACCTTTGCAGCTGTCTGTGGAGCCATCATAAGTACCTG belongs to Zonotrichia leucophrys gambelii isolate GWCS_2022_RI chromosome 4, RI_Zleu_2.0, whole genome shotgun sequence and includes:
- the PLA2G12A gene encoding group XIIA secretory phospholipase A2, with product MAPARLSLLLPLLLLLLLAACAWRPARGQEAPQTPDWRMTLKTIRNGVHKIDMYLNAALDLLGGEDGLCQYKCSDGSRPIPRFKYKPSPPNGCGSPVFGVQFDIGIPSMTRCCNHHDRCYDTCGNKKNDCDEQFQTCLSKICRDVQKTLGISESVQACESTVQLLFDAVIHLGCKPYLDSQRAACECPYEGKSDL